In one window of Metasolibacillus fluoroglycofenilyticus DNA:
- a CDS encoding NADPH-dependent FMN reductase produces MGFLNKLFGTEKQEEQIMEKLNIGIILGSTREGRVSPQVGAWVKEIAEKRGDANYTIIDIADYKLPLLGEAGGDASGAAAWSKAIAQQDGFVFIVQEYNHSITGALKNALDYLREEWNNKAAGIVSYGSIGGARAAEHLRGILGELLVADVRVHPALSLFTDFENGTDFKPGAHQGNSVNEMLDQVIPWATALKTIR; encoded by the coding sequence ATGGGTTTTTTAAATAAATTATTTGGAACTGAAAAGCAGGAGGAACAAATCATGGAAAAATTAAATATTGGTATTATTTTAGGATCGACTCGTGAAGGTCGTGTAAGTCCGCAAGTAGGTGCTTGGGTGAAAGAAATTGCAGAAAAACGTGGAGATGCAAACTACACTATTATTGATATTGCAGATTATAAATTACCGTTATTAGGTGAAGCAGGTGGCGATGCATCAGGCGCGGCAGCTTGGTCTAAGGCTATTGCGCAGCAGGACGGTTTCGTATTTATCGTGCAAGAATATAACCATTCAATTACAGGCGCTCTAAAAAATGCATTAGATTATTTACGAGAAGAATGGAATAACAAAGCAGCGGGTATTGTATCCTATGGGTCTATCGGTGGGGCTCGTGCAGCAGAGCATTTACGAGGTATTTTAGGGGAATTGTTAGTGGCGGATGTGCGAGTGCACCCTGCATTATCTCTGTTTACAGATTTTGAAAATGGTACAGATTTCAAACCGGGTGCACACCAAGGGAATTCTGTAAATGAAATGTTAGACCAAGTAATTCCTTGGGCTACTGCATTAAAAACGATTCGATAA
- a CDS encoding GNAT family N-acetyltransferase — protein sequence MIIRPITITDAEKFIELSKKIDESGFMLYEPGEREITVEQQRKSIERILSEKKSIFFVAEAESKIVGFIAALGGNLKRNQHSAYLVLGILEEYQGQGIATKLFNRIFEWSQEVEISRLELTVIKDNIKAFNLYRKMGFILEGEKVHSLIINGMPVNEYYLYKLL from the coding sequence ATGATAATTAGACCAATTACAATAACTGATGCAGAAAAGTTTATAGAGTTAAGTAAAAAAATTGATGAGTCTGGATTTATGTTGTATGAGCCTGGAGAACGAGAGATAACTGTTGAACAGCAAAGAAAATCAATTGAAAGAATCCTATCTGAAAAAAAATCAATCTTCTTTGTAGCTGAAGCCGAAAGTAAAATTGTTGGTTTTATCGCAGCGTTAGGTGGCAACCTAAAAAGAAACCAGCATTCTGCGTATCTAGTCTTAGGTATTCTCGAAGAATATCAAGGGCAAGGGATTGCAACTAAACTATTCAACCGAATTTTCGAGTGGTCACAAGAAGTTGAAATTTCCAGATTAGAGCTTACTGTTATAAAAGATAATATAAAAGCATTCAACTTATATAGAAAAATGGGCTTTATATTGGAAGGTGAAAAAGTGCATTCATTAATAATAAATGGAATGCCTGTTAATGAATATTATTTGTATAAGTTATTATAA
- a CDS encoding AraC family transcriptional regulator: protein MLQKFNQLMDYIEAHLTESISGETISQIVGLSDYHFRRMFSYMAGMSLTEYIKNRRLSCANAELVNGEKVTDLAFKYGYQSVDGFSRAFRDWSGFLPSEVVKNKIQKTFPKFSFFIDIKGGISMEFKIEKKEKFNLVGVTKRVPIQFEGENNAIIELAQTITEQQRTEMHELGDLYPHQVLNASYHFDEGHLEEKGDLTHMICFATTKENPYDDLEQLTITENTWAIFPNRGPFPSTLQQTYANIYAVWLPSSNYKLLDEPIISFTRYDDSTDNVYSEVWVAVKEI, encoded by the coding sequence ATGCTACAAAAATTTAATCAATTAATGGATTATATAGAGGCTCATTTGACGGAAAGTATTTCGGGAGAAACTATTTCTCAAATTGTTGGGCTATCCGACTATCATTTTAGAAGAATGTTTTCTTATATGGCAGGCATGTCATTAACTGAGTATATCAAGAATAGACGATTATCCTGTGCGAATGCCGAACTCGTCAACGGTGAAAAGGTGACAGACCTTGCCTTTAAATATGGTTATCAATCCGTTGATGGATTTTCAAGAGCATTTCGCGACTGGAGTGGCTTTTTGCCCTCTGAAGTAGTGAAAAATAAAATTCAAAAAACATTTCCGAAGTTTTCATTTTTTATTGATATTAAAGGAGGTATTTCAATGGAATTTAAAATAGAAAAGAAAGAAAAGTTCAATTTAGTTGGCGTAACAAAAAGAGTACCAATCCAATTTGAAGGAGAAAACAATGCCATTATTGAATTAGCCCAAACAATTACGGAGCAGCAACGAACAGAAATGCATGAATTAGGCGATTTATATCCGCATCAAGTATTAAATGCTTCCTACCATTTCGATGAAGGTCATTTGGAGGAAAAGGGAGATTTAACACATATGATTTGCTTTGCAACAACAAAGGAAAATCCATATGACGACTTAGAGCAACTCACGATAACAGAAAATACATGGGCTATTTTCCCAAATCGCGGACCATTTCCCTCCACTTTACAGCAAACATATGCCAATATTTATGCGGTGTGGCTCCCGTCTTCAAATTATAAGCTATTAGATGAGCCAATCATTTCCTTTACACGCTATGATGATTCAACTGATAATGTTTATAGTGAAGTTTGGGTTGCAGTGAAGGAAATATAG
- a CDS encoding glycine betaine ABC transporter substrate-binding protein: protein MSFKKASIFSALSLSFLLVGCSDKEETQNFDSVSEAVNYTITGIEPGAGISESTHNVLNEYENLTGWDIEESSTAGMLALLDEAIKNEKPIVVTGWAPHWKFEDYDLKFLDDPKNVYGGTESIHTLARLNFDRDMPNVYKILDAFHWELDDMQVVIAEGEKSSFEEAAENWVMSNEEKVNGWLEGTEQGNGEEVRLVSVPWESEMASANVVKTVLTQRGYNVTLTEVDPAVMFQAVATNAADVTVAPWLPTTHQSFYESHKDNFIDLGENMTGARSGLVVPAYVDIDSIEDLEPK from the coding sequence ATGAGTTTTAAAAAAGCTAGTATTTTTTCAGCATTGTCACTTTCTTTCTTGTTAGTAGGCTGTAGTGACAAAGAAGAAACACAGAATTTTGATAGTGTAAGTGAAGCCGTGAACTATACAATTACAGGCATTGAGCCGGGGGCTGGCATATCTGAGTCCACGCATAATGTGCTTAATGAGTATGAAAATTTAACAGGTTGGGATATTGAAGAAAGCTCAACGGCAGGGATGCTTGCACTTTTAGATGAGGCAATTAAAAATGAAAAGCCAATTGTCGTAACAGGTTGGGCCCCACATTGGAAATTCGAGGACTATGACTTGAAGTTTTTAGATGACCCGAAAAACGTCTATGGAGGCACTGAGAGCATCCATACACTCGCAAGATTGAATTTTGACAGGGATATGCCAAATGTCTATAAAATTTTAGATGCCTTCCATTGGGAATTAGATGATATGCAGGTGGTCATAGCTGAAGGTGAAAAATCATCCTTTGAGGAGGCAGCCGAAAATTGGGTAATGAGCAATGAAGAAAAAGTAAATGGCTGGTTAGAAGGGACTGAGCAAGGGAATGGGGAAGAAGTTCGGCTCGTCTCTGTTCCGTGGGAATCAGAAATGGCTTCAGCTAATGTCGTAAAAACAGTTTTAACACAGCGAGGCTACAATGTTACATTAACGGAAGTTGACCCAGCAGTTATGTTCCAAGCGGTTGCTACCAATGCTGCTGACGTGACGGTAGCACCTTGGCTACCTACAACACACCAATCTTTTTATGAAAGTCATAAAGATAATTTTATCGATTTAGGTGAAAATATGACAGGCGCACGCTCTGGCTTGGTTGTGCCAGCATATGTGGATATTGATTCAATTGAGGACCTCGAGCCGAAATAA
- a CDS encoding YceI family protein, with protein MAKWTVDQSHSAIGFEVKHMMVSKVKGQFASYTADVEASDLADLTTAKIAFTLDTVSIDTNNEDRDNHLKSADFFDVEAYAAIQFNSTSITKDGEDYKVTGDLTIKDVTKPVTFEVEYGGKGTNPWGVEVYGFEAEAKINREEFGLTWNAALETGGVLVGKDIKIKVELELNPGA; from the coding sequence ATGGCAAAGTGGACAGTAGACCAATCGCATTCAGCAATTGGATTTGAAGTAAAGCATATGATGGTATCAAAAGTGAAAGGGCAATTTGCTTCTTATACAGCAGATGTAGAGGCTTCAGATTTAGCTGATTTAACAACAGCAAAGATTGCGTTTACGCTAGATACAGTAAGCATTGATACAAATAATGAAGACCGTGACAATCATTTAAAATCTGCTGATTTCTTTGACGTAGAAGCGTATGCAGCGATTCAATTCAATTCTACAAGCATTACGAAAGACGGCGAAGATTATAAAGTGACTGGTGATTTAACAATCAAGGACGTAACAAAACCGGTAACATTTGAAGTAGAATATGGTGGTAAAGGCACGAACCCTTGGGGTGTAGAAGTTTATGGATTTGAAGCGGAAGCAAAAATTAACCGTGAAGAATTTGGCTTAACATGGAACGCAGCGTTAGAAACAGGTGGCGTACTTGTTGGTAAGGATATAAAAATTAAAGTGGAGCTTGAATTAAATCCAGGCGCATAA
- a CDS encoding DUF2087 domain-containing protein, producing the protein MEVVMVDFQNISVEELMKGYQLDGLQYRCLHCDLVFCLHEVYPFHHKFLTAKGMVQVHIQQEHGTAFHALLQMDKKTSGLSEVQQEMLKLFYEGLSDKEITVESSVNNISTVRQHRFKLREKEKQAKIFLALMQLLSEPNHYKIHRGATQVDERYSIEDKEREKVLQTYFKQGLDGSIETIPSKEKRKLIILQHILQRFTIGKVYTEKEVNMILKSVHEDFVTLRRYLIEYGFMDRNTDGSSYWVKE; encoded by the coding sequence ATCGAGGTGGTAATGGTGGATTTTCAAAATATATCGGTTGAGGAATTGATGAAAGGCTATCAATTAGATGGATTGCAATATCGCTGTCTTCATTGTGACCTAGTGTTTTGTTTACATGAGGTGTATCCGTTTCATCATAAGTTTTTAACGGCTAAGGGGATGGTACAGGTACATATACAGCAAGAGCATGGTACGGCATTTCACGCCCTTTTGCAAATGGATAAAAAAACAAGTGGTTTGTCAGAGGTGCAGCAGGAGATGCTGAAGCTGTTTTATGAAGGCTTATCGGATAAAGAAATTACTGTAGAAAGCAGCGTTAACAATATTTCAACAGTGCGACAACATCGTTTTAAGCTACGCGAAAAGGAAAAACAGGCTAAAATCTTCCTAGCCCTAATGCAGTTACTCTCAGAACCGAATCATTATAAAATTCATAGGGGGGCGACACAGGTGGATGAGCGTTATAGTATCGAGGATAAAGAGCGTGAAAAAGTGCTACAAACTTATTTTAAACAAGGTTTAGATGGTAGTATTGAAACGATTCCTAGTAAGGAAAAGAGAAAGCTTATTATTTTACAGCATATTTTACAGCGGTTTACGATTGGCAAAGTTTATACAGAAAAAGAAGTGAATATGATTTTAAAAAGCGTCCATGAGGATTTTGTTACTTTAAGACGTTATTTGATTGAATATGGATTTATGGACCGCAATACAGACGGTTCATCTTACTGGGTGAAGGAATAG
- a CDS encoding VOC family protein, whose amino-acid sequence MNILHVVLKTNKLNDMKYFYKEELGFSLVDETTHSFKVKFGHSTIEFNNKDVEGNPYYHFAFDIPSNQFKEAKEWVKQRTTLLTEEGKDEIDFSHLFAKSLYFEDPAGNIVEFIARLNTNPSSNQPFSFESLQKLSEMSLVVKNKIAVAERLIAANIVERDDSEITPDFLSFMGDKKTKVYLLLTNPGRRWLFSDKKSVPFPLDIFLDSGIKLGVNDEHEFYIG is encoded by the coding sequence ATGAATATTTTACATGTAGTATTAAAAACCAATAAACTGAATGACATGAAATATTTTTATAAAGAAGAATTAGGATTTTCATTAGTAGATGAAACAACGCATAGCTTTAAAGTTAAATTTGGGCATAGCACAATCGAATTTAATAATAAAGATGTAGAAGGAAATCCATACTATCACTTTGCCTTTGATATTCCTTCAAATCAATTTAAAGAGGCAAAAGAATGGGTGAAACAGCGTACAACTCTTTTAACTGAAGAAGGTAAAGATGAAATCGATTTTAGTCATTTATTTGCAAAATCACTTTATTTTGAAGACCCGGCAGGCAATATTGTGGAATTTATAGCGAGATTAAATACGAATCCATCTAGCAACCAGCCCTTTTCTTTCGAAAGTCTACAAAAGCTCTCTGAAATGAGCCTTGTCGTAAAAAATAAAATTGCAGTTGCCGAAAGATTAATAGCGGCTAATATTGTAGAACGTGATGATTCAGAAATAACTCCTGATTTCTTATCTTTTATGGGGGATAAAAAAACAAAAGTTTATTTATTGCTTACTAATCCCGGAAGAAGATGGCTTTTTTCCGATAAGAAATCTGTTCCTTTTCCATTGGACATCTTTTTAGATTCGGGAATTAAATTGGGCGTAAATGATGAACACGAATTTTATATTGGTTGA
- a CDS encoding NUDIX hydrolase, which produces MEKWDLYDYHRNKIGKQIMRGDAMAVNELHLVVHVCIFNSNGEMLIQQRQPFKQGWSNLWDITCGGSAVAGDTSQQAAARELFEELGIHYDFENIRPQLTINFERGFDDYYLIEYDVDLSTLTLQPEEVQAVKWASQEEIFKLIEDGVFIPYYKGIINFLFESRRQYGSIRL; this is translated from the coding sequence ATGGAGAAATGGGATTTATATGATTATCATCGCAATAAAATAGGAAAACAAATAATGCGCGGAGATGCGATGGCAGTGAATGAGCTGCACTTAGTTGTGCATGTTTGCATTTTTAATTCGAACGGAGAAATGCTTATCCAGCAGCGTCAGCCCTTTAAGCAAGGTTGGTCTAATCTTTGGGATATTACATGTGGTGGCAGTGCTGTTGCAGGTGATACAAGTCAACAGGCAGCTGCACGCGAATTATTTGAAGAACTTGGCATTCATTATGACTTTGAAAACATCCGTCCACAATTGACGATTAATTTTGAACGCGGCTTTGATGATTATTATTTAATTGAGTACGATGTTGATTTAAGCACATTGACGCTACAACCCGAGGAAGTACAAGCTGTTAAATGGGCTTCACAGGAGGAGATTTTTAAGCTAATCGAGGATGGGGTATTTATTCCATACTATAAAGGCATTATTAATTTCCTTTTTGAGAGCAGACGACAATATGGTTCGATTCGTCTCTAA
- a CDS encoding MarR family winged helix-turn-helix transcriptional regulator: MELAAKELKAVTVILRASQAIQEVIRQDVATYCLNPTEFSVLELLYHKGDQPIQIIGKSVLISSSSITYVVDKLEQKKYVRRKGCPEDRRVIYAALTTEGKALMDEIFPKHKLKISTIFADLEAIEIDETIALLKRIGYKASNL, translated from the coding sequence ATGGAACTAGCAGCAAAAGAACTGAAAGCAGTTACTGTTATACTTCGTGCCTCCCAAGCTATACAGGAAGTAATTAGGCAAGACGTTGCTACGTATTGCTTAAATCCAACAGAGTTTTCTGTGCTAGAGCTGCTGTATCATAAAGGTGACCAGCCCATTCAAATAATTGGAAAAAGCGTTCTAATTTCTAGCAGTAGTATTACATACGTAGTAGATAAGCTAGAACAAAAAAAATATGTTAGACGCAAAGGCTGCCCAGAAGACCGACGTGTGATATATGCAGCATTAACAACTGAAGGAAAAGCATTAATGGATGAGATTTTTCCGAAACATAAATTAAAAATTAGTACGATATTTGCGGATTTAGAAGCTATAGAGATTGATGAAACAATTGCTTTGTTAAAGCGAATAGGTTATAAAGCAAGTAACTTATAA
- a CDS encoding NUDIX domain-containing protein → MHFHIRVRAGAVIIKNSQILLTEYNDPNRGLVYDLPAGGVEPNESIIEAVRREAREEACIEVEVGPLAFVYEYVPHLNLEKFGTTHTLVMMFECELKDGSVPRLPTKADPNQIGVKWLKVTELQNVRLYADIGKYIQDYTLNRRNIELIEEHTLNLM, encoded by the coding sequence ATGCATTTTCATATAAGAGTTCGTGCAGGGGCAGTCATTATTAAAAATAGTCAAATATTATTAACAGAATATAATGACCCTAATAGAGGGCTTGTTTACGATTTACCTGCTGGTGGTGTTGAACCGAATGAATCTATTATAGAGGCAGTAAGACGCGAAGCTAGAGAAGAAGCTTGTATTGAAGTAGAGGTCGGTCCGTTAGCTTTTGTCTATGAATACGTCCCGCATCTTAACTTAGAAAAATTCGGTACTACGCATACATTAGTAATGATGTTCGAATGTGAATTAAAGGACGGTTCTGTTCCAAGACTTCCAACAAAAGCTGACCCTAATCAAATAGGTGTAAAATGGCTTAAGGTAACAGAGCTACAAAATGTTCGACTTTATGCGGATATAGGGAAGTATATACAGGATTACACGTTGAATAGGAGAAATATTGAGCTAATTGAGGAACATACATTAAATTTAATGTAA
- a CDS encoding helix-turn-helix domain-containing protein, producing the protein MKGGEIIVNYEFSLNMVIDYIEEHLHESLEIEQIARHVGFSKFHLHRIFKMVIGMSISDYIRMRRLAAASAMLLYTNEKIIDIAFAHDFESQEAFTRAFKKHYHLPPGQYRKLMSIALKNKEESYMNKPIKGWILSGADPFNYEMGVDREVVHQGKASGYLKSKTVLEGDSFATMMQQFKADNYLNKRIRLSGFLKTKDVGLFASMWMRVDNASGDVVQFDNMSNRPIKGTTNWSRYSIVLDVPKDSSIISFGIILSGRGQVWVDQLAFEEVDENVASTNLEIQADILSMPTNLSFEE; encoded by the coding sequence ATGAAAGGAGGGGAAATCATCGTGAATTATGAATTCTCCTTAAATATGGTGATTGATTATATAGAGGAGCATTTGCATGAATCATTGGAAATTGAGCAAATCGCAAGACATGTTGGTTTTTCTAAATTTCATCTTCATCGGATTTTTAAAATGGTTATCGGTATGTCCATAAGTGATTATATAAGAATGCGACGGTTAGCAGCAGCATCGGCTATGCTGCTATATACAAATGAGAAAATTATTGATATTGCCTTTGCACATGATTTTGAATCACAGGAGGCTTTTACGAGAGCATTCAAAAAGCATTATCATTTGCCACCTGGTCAATACCGAAAGCTAATGTCTATAGCGCTGAAAAATAAGGAGGAATCTTATATGAATAAACCAATAAAAGGTTGGATTTTAAGTGGGGCAGACCCATTTAATTATGAGATGGGGGTTGACCGGGAGGTTGTGCATCAAGGGAAAGCATCTGGATATTTAAAATCGAAAACGGTCCTAGAAGGAGATAGCTTTGCCACGATGATGCAACAATTTAAAGCTGATAACTATTTGAATAAGCGTATTCGACTTTCGGGCTTTTTAAAAACGAAAGATGTGGGGTTATTTGCTAGTATGTGGATGAGAGTTGACAATGCTAGTGGAGATGTTGTTCAGTTCGATAATATGAGTAATCGTCCAATAAAAGGAACGACAAATTGGAGTAGGTATTCCATTGTATTAGATGTACCAAAGGACAGCTCGATTATATCATTTGGTATTATTTTATCAGGGCGTGGTCAAGTATGGGTTGATCAATTAGCATTTGAGGAAGTAGATGAAAATGTAGCATCAACGAATTTAGAAATACAAGCCGATATATTAAGCATGCCAACAAATTTATCCTTTGAGGAATAG
- a CDS encoding ring-cleaving dioxygenase, with protein sequence MKKQTTGIHHITAIVGHPQENIDFYAGILGLRLVKQTVNFDDPGTYHLYFGDEGGKPGTIITFFPWADAYKGRIGDGQVGVTTYIVPVGALDFWKTRLTKFNIAYKEATRFGEAFIQFDDPHGLHLEIVERESGEKNSWSFGGVTKDVAIKGFGGAILYSSKPKETATTLTDVMGLEMVAQEGDYTRFKATAEIGNIIDLKMTTGVRGTMGVGTVHHIAWRANDDKDHIEWQKYAISKGQHVTEVKDRNYFNAIYFRESGEILFEIATDPPGFTHDETAETMGSNLKLPAQYEQYRERLENKLIPIEVRPLD encoded by the coding sequence ATGAAAAAACAAACGACAGGTATACATCATATTACAGCAATTGTAGGACATCCACAGGAAAATATTGATTTTTATGCAGGCATTCTTGGTTTGCGTCTTGTTAAACAAACAGTAAATTTTGATGACCCGGGAACATACCACTTATATTTTGGTGACGAGGGTGGAAAGCCCGGCACAATTATTACATTTTTCCCGTGGGCAGACGCATATAAAGGGCGAATTGGTGACGGTCAAGTTGGAGTCACAACATATATTGTGCCTGTAGGAGCACTAGATTTTTGGAAAACAAGATTAACGAAATTTAATATAGCTTATAAAGAAGCTACTCGATTCGGAGAAGCATTTATACAATTTGATGACCCTCATGGTTTACATCTTGAAATCGTTGAACGCGAAAGTGGTGAGAAAAATAGTTGGTCATTCGGTGGTGTAACAAAGGACGTTGCAATTAAAGGCTTTGGTGGAGCGATACTCTATTCAAGCAAGCCAAAGGAAACAGCTACAACTTTGACGGATGTAATGGGGCTAGAAATGGTTGCACAAGAAGGAGATTATACACGCTTTAAAGCAACTGCTGAAATCGGCAATATTATTGACTTAAAGATGACAACGGGTGTTCGAGGAACAATGGGAGTTGGAACCGTGCATCATATAGCTTGGCGTGCTAATGACGATAAAGACCATATTGAATGGCAGAAATATGCGATAAGTAAAGGGCAGCACGTAACGGAAGTGAAAGACCGTAACTATTTTAACGCTATTTATTTCCGAGAATCTGGCGAAATATTATTTGAAATTGCGACAGACCCGCCAGGCTTTACACATGATGAAACTGCTGAAACAATGGGCAGTAATTTAAAGTTACCCGCACAATATGAGCAATATCGCGAGCGTTTAGAAAATAAATTAATCCCCATTGAAGTGCGCCCGCTTGATTAG